One genomic segment of Xyrauchen texanus isolate HMW12.3.18 chromosome 5, RBS_HiC_50CHRs, whole genome shotgun sequence includes these proteins:
- the ncapd3 gene encoding condensin-2 complex subunit D3 isoform X2 produces the protein MELARALQLLKLNSVPTDWVDAVWDFEFTHTDPLDPVIEEEIKEYPDVFKTVYLQLLPFSTDDDDNTQSVWVVFGENGLSTKALVAVLSYFILGAKTKSPSLEQRLCGLQAASLYLLLLKIPGSVANKVYHQILFDTCLNMPLKCWPQDSGKKRKKDSLKSSQGDNKSGKRSKPPKKVSDEMEIDDDEDDEVEGMYFSAQDLLKIREGIVMLVRTLLRLLERFSLRDKPQSTDSCVQLFTELTKFEPVVGDMSFSQERNVDQLQCLPELAYRGLGILCSAIHGEGEECRRRVFRKLLYVILMMKMQDRSKPCLLVPSQAVCSARDQSILFICHIVDEQKETTLPLLRILVQHICHQMVEKSEYRTSGAQAIGKLMAKMPCQDYAVLVKWLYNYSRNNKVAFRMFALDVAMVLLEQSERDMEDTMDPELAVFLSHRFLVHNIVYSHRNDVSPTVRGHALHCLAQCLELRSQNATKCVHELFSNSAQTMLETGNSEQTLKRGETGQKTALTFRTIELTKHKSITATRRSDINTSLQNEETMALFKKHVSDPKTNARKSALETVMSLLKHGVISCSVENLNILSDRCRDPAVSVKKKAIQCLMDLLAALSDNREVQEAWLRGVLPAVMDSESSVQEKALECLDHVILAHIKSQGKYRPDDTSQRLAWDLLGLMCEKCQDLSRYFSKAFSVWAPQQKFTPAFVNSLLSHTEGERAAAAWLLLAKIASCSPKLNYGTVLETWEHTVRSPIVSETMTCHILSVMGDISSNLNDDTKSRIVDDLMGWLKSFSLPLEVISSCVDTLVRFGRSDNTQDTLGFLDRFCGELVSVCESYLSSVILNEKGAENINEDLLVKYLYTLGAASLHCASKVGKRIFLLVQSILTPSEQPVHTEGDVLPASQPLSQFKPNSMPAVVRAHAVITLGKLCLQHEELMLKYLPVFARELEVGTELAVRSNVVVVMCDLCVRYTNTVTRYIPNISACLRDKEPIVREQTLIMLTNLLQEEYVKWKGALFFRFAVALVDPDPSIADLCEYCLVDLLLKKSPLMFSQHFIECIFHFNSYEKHKKYNKFPQAESEKSRFSLRGPQNQGKRFRIYKFLLKNFTDEQRFNITTKICQDILASFVDSELPLDSEGSELLADTFDVLSLKEMKLTAMSSPTAGEEPQEDEMAMAKAVLQVAQKKLVSQVQKKNFVENVIPIIISLKNMLEEQHSPVLKHLMAYLQVTMQDYRSEVKELFAADEQLATEVEYNLKQFEKEKQEQQQMENQLASCTLSPKRNGSAVASPAQAANAGHQSGFATPLRHNAAKGPAQTPKSADSLRRRTFAGMVTPVRSRSSPTVYSTGRANKQVGRAISTPQASMHEVTFGEQVSAICSESGRGGKDVEEEESILHLMSPEQQKPMPRQWNVESPLVQKLRSKKRL, from the exons ATGGAGTTGGCTCGCGCTTTGCAGTTATTGAAATTAAACAGTGTGCCAACCG ACTGGGTGGATGCGGTGTGGGATTTCGAGTTCACCCACACAGACCCCCTTGATCCTGTTATTGAGGAGGAGATAAAGGAATACCCTGATGTTTTCAAGACAGTTTACTTGCAGCTGCTGCCCTTTTCCACTGATGATGACGACAACACACAG aGTGTCTGGGTGGTGTTTGGTGAGAATGGTCTCTCTACAAAAGCTTTGGTGGCTGTCTTGTCGTATTTCATCCTCGGTGCAAAAACCAAAAGCCCCAGTCTTGAGCAAAGACTGTGTGGTCTACAGGCAGCCTCCCTATATTTGCTGCTGCTGAAAATACCAG GAAGTGTTGCGAATAAAGTGTACCATCAGATCCTTTTTGATACCTGTCTGAACATGCCCCTGAAATGCTGGCCTCAGGACTCTGGCAAGAAGCGCAAGAAAGATTCTCTGAAAAGCTCCCAAGGTGACAATAAAAGTGGGAAACGATCCAAACCCCCAAAGAAAGTGTCTGATGAG ATGGAGATTGATGACGATGAAGATGACGAAGTGGAGGGGATGTACTTTTCAGCACAGGATTTGCTGAAAATCAGGGAGGGCATTGTTATGCTGGTTCGCACACTCCTGAGACTTTTAGAGAGATTTTCGCTTCGAGACAAACCTCAGAGTACTGACAGCTGTGTTCag cTGTTCACTGAGCTTACAAAGTTTGAACCAGTCGTGGGAGATATGTCATTTTCTCAGGAAAG gaATGTCGACCAATTACAGTGCCTGCCTGAGCTGGCCTATCGTGGACTGGGAATACTCTGCTCGGCCATTCATGGTGAAGGAGAGGAG TGTCGTCGTAGAGTGTTCCGCAAGCTATTGTATGTGATTCTAATGATGAAAATGCAAGACCGATCCAAGCCGTGTCTTCTTGTTCCGTCTCAAGCTGTCTGTAGTGCCAGAGACCAGTCTATTCTTTTTATTTG CCATATTGTTGATGAACAGAAGGAGACCACATTGCCGCTTTTACGAATCCTTGTGCAACATATCTGCCATCAG ATGGTGGAGAAGTCTGAATATCGAACCAGTGGAGCACAGGCTATTGGGAAGCTAATGGCTAAGATGCCTTGTCAGGACTATGCAGTCCTCGTTAAGTGGCTCTATAACTACTCTCGAAACAACAAG GTGGCGTTCAGAATGTTTGCACTGGATGTAGCCATGGTCCTCCTGGAGCAGAGTGAGAGGGACATGGAGGACACAATGGACCCTGAGTTGGCTGTGTTCCTGTCTCACAGGTTCCTGGTGCACAACATAGTTTACAGTCATCGTAACGATGTCTCCCCCACAGTCAGAGGCCATGCACTACACTGCCTGGCACAGTGTCTGGAGCTGCGTTCCCAGAATGCCACAAAATGTGTCCATGAGCTCTTCTCCAACA GTGCACAGACTATGCTTGAGACGGGCAATTCTGAGC AAACTCTGAAGAGAGGAGAGACTGGTCAGAAAACCGCCCTGACCTTCAGAACTATCGAGCTCACAAAACACAAGAGCATCACCGCAACCCGAAGGAGTGACATCAACACGTCCTTACAGA atgagGAAACCATGGCTTTATTTAAAAAGCATGTCAGTGACCCTAAAACCAATGCCAGGAAAAGTGCACTGGAG aCCGTCATGAGTCTGCTGAAGCATGGGGTGATCTCATGCAGTGTGGAGAATCTGAATATTCTGTCAGATCGCTGCAGGGATCCTGCTGTCTCGGTGAAGAAGAAAGCCATTCAGTGCCTTATGGACCTCCTTGCT GCTCTGTCTGACAATAGGGAGGTGCAGGAGGCCTGGCTGAGAGGAGTGCTGCCAGCTGTCATGGACTCTGAGAGCTCTGTGCAGGAGAAAGCTCTAGAGTGCCTGGACCATGTCATCCTCGCACACATTAAGAGTCAAGGCAAATATCGGCCTGATGACACCTCTCAGAGGCTAGCCTGGGACTTGCTGGGACTGATGTGTGAAAAGTGTCAAGACCTCAG TCGATATTTCAGCAAGGCTTTCAGCGTGTGGGCTCCTCAGCAGAAGTTCACTCCTGCATTTGTGAACAGTTTGCTGTCTCATACGGAGGGAGAAAGGGCGGCTGCCGCCTGGCTTCTGTTAGCTAAAATTGCAAGCTGCTCTCCCAAACTGAACTACGGGACCGTGCTAGAGACCTGGGAGCACACTGTCAG GTCACCAATTGTTTCAGAGACAATGACCTGTCATATTTTGAGCGTTATGGGTGACATTTCCTCTAATCTAAATGACGACACCAAGAGCAGAATAGTAG ATGATCTGATGGGCTGGTTGAAAAGCTTCAGCTTACCTTTGGAGGTCATCAGTTCCTGTGTGGATACGCTGGTCAGATTTGGAAGATCAGACAACACTCAAGACACATTG gggtTCCTGGATCGTTTCTGTGGAGAGCTGGTCTCCGTGTGTGAGTCATATCTTTCCAGTGTCATTCTAAATGAGAAGGGAGCTGAGAACATCAACGAAGACCTGCTG GTAAAATATCTTTATACACTTGGTGCAGCTTCTCTCCATTGCGCCTCTAAAGTGGGGAAAAGAATATTCCTTCTGGTTCAGTCCATTCTCACTCCCTCAGAGCAACCAG TTCATACTGAAGGAGATGTGCTACCAGCTAGTCAGCCTCTGTCTCAGTTCAAGCCTAATTCCATGCCCGCAGTGGTCCGGGCACATGCTGTTATCACATTAG GTAAGCTGTGTCTGCAGCATGAGGAGCTGATGTTGAAGTATCTGCCTGTGTTTGCGCGGGAGCTGGAGGTGGGCACAGAGCTGGCCGTGCGCAGTAATGTGGTGGTGGTGATGTGCGATCTCTGTGTGCGCTACACCAACACAGTGACCCGATATATCCCCAACATCTCGGCCTGCCTGAGAGACAAAGAGCCCATCGTCAGAGAGCAGACCCTCATCATGCTGACCAACTTACTGCAG GAGGAATATGTGAAATGGAAAGGTGCACTGTTTTTCCGGTTTGCTGTTGCTCTCGTAGACCCAGATCCTTCTATTGCAGA CCTCTGTGAGTACTGCCTGGTTGACCTCCTGCTTAAGAAAAGTCCCCTCATGTTCTCCCAGCACTTCATTGAGTGCATTTTCCACTTCAACTCTTATGAAAAACACAAGAAATATAATAAATTCCCTCAAGCTGAGAG TGAGAAAAGCAGGTTTTCTCTAAGAGGTCCACAGAATCAAGGCAAGCGTTTCAGGATCTACAAGTTCCTATTGAAAAATTTTACTGATGAGCAGCGGTTCAATATCACAACCAAAATCTGCCAGGACATCCTCG CCAGTTTTGTGGACTCTGAGCTGCCTCTGGACTCTGAGGGCTCAGAGTTGCTAGCAGACACATTTGATGTTCTCTCTCTGAAGGAGATGAAGCTGACAGCCATGAGCAGCCCAACAGCAGGAGAGGAACCTCAGGAGGATGAGATGGCCATGGCTAAAGCTGTTTTACAAGTGGCCCAGAAAAAGTTGGTCTCACAG GTCCAGAAGAAGAACTTTGTGGAGAATGTTATTCCTATCATCATCAGTCTGAAGAATATGCTGGAAGAGCAACACTCACCTGTTCTAAAACACCTGATGGCCTACCTTCAG GTAACCATGCAGGACTATCGCTCAGAAGTGAAGGAGTTGTTTGCTGCTGATGAGCAGCTGGCTACAGAGGTGGAATATAACCTGAAGCAGTTTGAAAAGGAGAAACAAGAGCAACAGCAGATGGAGAACCAACTGGCCAGCTGCACACTGTCACCCAAACGAAAT GGTAGTGCTGTGGCTTCTCCTGCCCAGGCAGCAAATGCTGGGCATCAGTCAGGTTTTGCCACCCCTCTCCGTCATAACGCTGCTAAAGGACCCGCACAAACCCCTAAATCTGCTGATTCTCTGAG GCGTCGGACTTTTGCTGGCATGGTAACCCCAGTCAGGAGCCGTTCTTCTCCTACAGTGTATTCAACAG GACGAGCAAACAAACAGGTTGGGAGAGCTATCAGTACCCCACAGG
- the ncapd3 gene encoding condensin-2 complex subunit D3 isoform X1, whose protein sequence is MELARALQLLKLNSVPTDWVDAVWDFEFTHTDPLDPVIEEEIKEYPDVFKTVYLQLLPFSTDDDDNTQSVWVVFGENGLSTKALVAVLSYFILGAKTKSPSLEQRLCGLQAASLYLLLLKIPGSVANKVYHQILFDTCLNMPLKCWPQDSGKKRKKDSLKSSQGDNKSGKRSKPPKKVSDEMEIDDDEDDEVEGMYFSAQDLLKIREGIVMLVRTLLRLLERFSLRDKPQSTDSCVQLFTELTKFEPVVGDMSFSQERNVDQLQCLPELAYRGLGILCSAIHGEGEECRRRVFRKLLYVILMMKMQDRSKPCLLVPSQAVCSARDQSILFICHIVDEQKETTLPLLRILVQHICHQMVEKSEYRTSGAQAIGKLMAKMPCQDYAVLVKWLYNYSRNNKVAFRMFALDVAMVLLEQSERDMEDTMDPELAVFLSHRFLVHNIVYSHRNDVSPTVRGHALHCLAQCLELRSQNATKCVHELFSNTGAQTMLETGNSEQTLKRGETGQKTALTFRTIELTKHKSITATRRSDINTSLQNEETMALFKKHVSDPKTNARKSALETVMSLLKHGVISCSVENLNILSDRCRDPAVSVKKKAIQCLMDLLAALSDNREVQEAWLRGVLPAVMDSESSVQEKALECLDHVILAHIKSQGKYRPDDTSQRLAWDLLGLMCEKCQDLSRYFSKAFSVWAPQQKFTPAFVNSLLSHTEGERAAAAWLLLAKIASCSPKLNYGTVLETWEHTVRSPIVSETMTCHILSVMGDISSNLNDDTKSRIVDDLMGWLKSFSLPLEVISSCVDTLVRFGRSDNTQDTLGFLDRFCGELVSVCESYLSSVILNEKGAENINEDLLVKYLYTLGAASLHCASKVGKRIFLLVQSILTPSEQPVHTEGDVLPASQPLSQFKPNSMPAVVRAHAVITLGKLCLQHEELMLKYLPVFARELEVGTELAVRSNVVVVMCDLCVRYTNTVTRYIPNISACLRDKEPIVREQTLIMLTNLLQEEYVKWKGALFFRFAVALVDPDPSIADLCEYCLVDLLLKKSPLMFSQHFIECIFHFNSYEKHKKYNKFPQAESEKSRFSLRGPQNQGKRFRIYKFLLKNFTDEQRFNITTKICQDILASFVDSELPLDSEGSELLADTFDVLSLKEMKLTAMSSPTAGEEPQEDEMAMAKAVLQVAQKKLVSQVQKKNFVENVIPIIISLKNMLEEQHSPVLKHLMAYLQVTMQDYRSEVKELFAADEQLATEVEYNLKQFEKEKQEQQQMENQLASCTLSPKRNGSAVASPAQAANAGHQSGFATPLRHNAAKGPAQTPKSADSLRRRTFAGMVTPVRSRSSPTVYSTGRANKQVGRAISTPQASMHEVTFGEQVSAICSESGRGGKDVEEEESILHLMSPEQQKPMPRQWNVESPLVQKLRSKKRL, encoded by the exons ATGGAGTTGGCTCGCGCTTTGCAGTTATTGAAATTAAACAGTGTGCCAACCG ACTGGGTGGATGCGGTGTGGGATTTCGAGTTCACCCACACAGACCCCCTTGATCCTGTTATTGAGGAGGAGATAAAGGAATACCCTGATGTTTTCAAGACAGTTTACTTGCAGCTGCTGCCCTTTTCCACTGATGATGACGACAACACACAG aGTGTCTGGGTGGTGTTTGGTGAGAATGGTCTCTCTACAAAAGCTTTGGTGGCTGTCTTGTCGTATTTCATCCTCGGTGCAAAAACCAAAAGCCCCAGTCTTGAGCAAAGACTGTGTGGTCTACAGGCAGCCTCCCTATATTTGCTGCTGCTGAAAATACCAG GAAGTGTTGCGAATAAAGTGTACCATCAGATCCTTTTTGATACCTGTCTGAACATGCCCCTGAAATGCTGGCCTCAGGACTCTGGCAAGAAGCGCAAGAAAGATTCTCTGAAAAGCTCCCAAGGTGACAATAAAAGTGGGAAACGATCCAAACCCCCAAAGAAAGTGTCTGATGAG ATGGAGATTGATGACGATGAAGATGACGAAGTGGAGGGGATGTACTTTTCAGCACAGGATTTGCTGAAAATCAGGGAGGGCATTGTTATGCTGGTTCGCACACTCCTGAGACTTTTAGAGAGATTTTCGCTTCGAGACAAACCTCAGAGTACTGACAGCTGTGTTCag cTGTTCACTGAGCTTACAAAGTTTGAACCAGTCGTGGGAGATATGTCATTTTCTCAGGAAAG gaATGTCGACCAATTACAGTGCCTGCCTGAGCTGGCCTATCGTGGACTGGGAATACTCTGCTCGGCCATTCATGGTGAAGGAGAGGAG TGTCGTCGTAGAGTGTTCCGCAAGCTATTGTATGTGATTCTAATGATGAAAATGCAAGACCGATCCAAGCCGTGTCTTCTTGTTCCGTCTCAAGCTGTCTGTAGTGCCAGAGACCAGTCTATTCTTTTTATTTG CCATATTGTTGATGAACAGAAGGAGACCACATTGCCGCTTTTACGAATCCTTGTGCAACATATCTGCCATCAG ATGGTGGAGAAGTCTGAATATCGAACCAGTGGAGCACAGGCTATTGGGAAGCTAATGGCTAAGATGCCTTGTCAGGACTATGCAGTCCTCGTTAAGTGGCTCTATAACTACTCTCGAAACAACAAG GTGGCGTTCAGAATGTTTGCACTGGATGTAGCCATGGTCCTCCTGGAGCAGAGTGAGAGGGACATGGAGGACACAATGGACCCTGAGTTGGCTGTGTTCCTGTCTCACAGGTTCCTGGTGCACAACATAGTTTACAGTCATCGTAACGATGTCTCCCCCACAGTCAGAGGCCATGCACTACACTGCCTGGCACAGTGTCTGGAGCTGCGTTCCCAGAATGCCACAAAATGTGTCCATGAGCTCTTCTCCAACA CAGGTGCACAGACTATGCTTGAGACGGGCAATTCTGAGC AAACTCTGAAGAGAGGAGAGACTGGTCAGAAAACCGCCCTGACCTTCAGAACTATCGAGCTCACAAAACACAAGAGCATCACCGCAACCCGAAGGAGTGACATCAACACGTCCTTACAGA atgagGAAACCATGGCTTTATTTAAAAAGCATGTCAGTGACCCTAAAACCAATGCCAGGAAAAGTGCACTGGAG aCCGTCATGAGTCTGCTGAAGCATGGGGTGATCTCATGCAGTGTGGAGAATCTGAATATTCTGTCAGATCGCTGCAGGGATCCTGCTGTCTCGGTGAAGAAGAAAGCCATTCAGTGCCTTATGGACCTCCTTGCT GCTCTGTCTGACAATAGGGAGGTGCAGGAGGCCTGGCTGAGAGGAGTGCTGCCAGCTGTCATGGACTCTGAGAGCTCTGTGCAGGAGAAAGCTCTAGAGTGCCTGGACCATGTCATCCTCGCACACATTAAGAGTCAAGGCAAATATCGGCCTGATGACACCTCTCAGAGGCTAGCCTGGGACTTGCTGGGACTGATGTGTGAAAAGTGTCAAGACCTCAG TCGATATTTCAGCAAGGCTTTCAGCGTGTGGGCTCCTCAGCAGAAGTTCACTCCTGCATTTGTGAACAGTTTGCTGTCTCATACGGAGGGAGAAAGGGCGGCTGCCGCCTGGCTTCTGTTAGCTAAAATTGCAAGCTGCTCTCCCAAACTGAACTACGGGACCGTGCTAGAGACCTGGGAGCACACTGTCAG GTCACCAATTGTTTCAGAGACAATGACCTGTCATATTTTGAGCGTTATGGGTGACATTTCCTCTAATCTAAATGACGACACCAAGAGCAGAATAGTAG ATGATCTGATGGGCTGGTTGAAAAGCTTCAGCTTACCTTTGGAGGTCATCAGTTCCTGTGTGGATACGCTGGTCAGATTTGGAAGATCAGACAACACTCAAGACACATTG gggtTCCTGGATCGTTTCTGTGGAGAGCTGGTCTCCGTGTGTGAGTCATATCTTTCCAGTGTCATTCTAAATGAGAAGGGAGCTGAGAACATCAACGAAGACCTGCTG GTAAAATATCTTTATACACTTGGTGCAGCTTCTCTCCATTGCGCCTCTAAAGTGGGGAAAAGAATATTCCTTCTGGTTCAGTCCATTCTCACTCCCTCAGAGCAACCAG TTCATACTGAAGGAGATGTGCTACCAGCTAGTCAGCCTCTGTCTCAGTTCAAGCCTAATTCCATGCCCGCAGTGGTCCGGGCACATGCTGTTATCACATTAG GTAAGCTGTGTCTGCAGCATGAGGAGCTGATGTTGAAGTATCTGCCTGTGTTTGCGCGGGAGCTGGAGGTGGGCACAGAGCTGGCCGTGCGCAGTAATGTGGTGGTGGTGATGTGCGATCTCTGTGTGCGCTACACCAACACAGTGACCCGATATATCCCCAACATCTCGGCCTGCCTGAGAGACAAAGAGCCCATCGTCAGAGAGCAGACCCTCATCATGCTGACCAACTTACTGCAG GAGGAATATGTGAAATGGAAAGGTGCACTGTTTTTCCGGTTTGCTGTTGCTCTCGTAGACCCAGATCCTTCTATTGCAGA CCTCTGTGAGTACTGCCTGGTTGACCTCCTGCTTAAGAAAAGTCCCCTCATGTTCTCCCAGCACTTCATTGAGTGCATTTTCCACTTCAACTCTTATGAAAAACACAAGAAATATAATAAATTCCCTCAAGCTGAGAG TGAGAAAAGCAGGTTTTCTCTAAGAGGTCCACAGAATCAAGGCAAGCGTTTCAGGATCTACAAGTTCCTATTGAAAAATTTTACTGATGAGCAGCGGTTCAATATCACAACCAAAATCTGCCAGGACATCCTCG CCAGTTTTGTGGACTCTGAGCTGCCTCTGGACTCTGAGGGCTCAGAGTTGCTAGCAGACACATTTGATGTTCTCTCTCTGAAGGAGATGAAGCTGACAGCCATGAGCAGCCCAACAGCAGGAGAGGAACCTCAGGAGGATGAGATGGCCATGGCTAAAGCTGTTTTACAAGTGGCCCAGAAAAAGTTGGTCTCACAG GTCCAGAAGAAGAACTTTGTGGAGAATGTTATTCCTATCATCATCAGTCTGAAGAATATGCTGGAAGAGCAACACTCACCTGTTCTAAAACACCTGATGGCCTACCTTCAG GTAACCATGCAGGACTATCGCTCAGAAGTGAAGGAGTTGTTTGCTGCTGATGAGCAGCTGGCTACAGAGGTGGAATATAACCTGAAGCAGTTTGAAAAGGAGAAACAAGAGCAACAGCAGATGGAGAACCAACTGGCCAGCTGCACACTGTCACCCAAACGAAAT GGTAGTGCTGTGGCTTCTCCTGCCCAGGCAGCAAATGCTGGGCATCAGTCAGGTTTTGCCACCCCTCTCCGTCATAACGCTGCTAAAGGACCCGCACAAACCCCTAAATCTGCTGATTCTCTGAG GCGTCGGACTTTTGCTGGCATGGTAACCCCAGTCAGGAGCCGTTCTTCTCCTACAGTGTATTCAACAG GACGAGCAAACAAACAGGTTGGGAGAGCTATCAGTACCCCACAGG